Below is a genomic region from Acidobacteriota bacterium.
CGCGGTCGGATCAGAGGAAAGGTCAAGGACTTGCCCGAAGAGGACTGGGGGCTCTACAAGTACGACATCCTCATCGACGGCGAAGTCGCCGAGGACCCGGAATTGGAGATCGAGGGCCCCCGGGGCTGATTTCCCGCCGGCTCTCTCAACGGGAGGTAGGCGCCGGACTCGAAGCCGTCGGGAGATTTGGGTGCTCCCTGCGTCGTCGATCACCTGCAGGGGGGTCGCAGGAATCCTCTGCCCATGATCGCACCTGCGCCAGCGGTTGAAGCGCACCTCTGAAATCGCTTATGTTTCACGCTGGAACGCAGGTATTCCTTATGGAGGACACCGATGATTAAGGTCGACGAGATTGGGGCGGGCATCTACAGGATCAGCGCTTACGTGGCGGAGTTTGATCTGCAGTTCAATCACTTTCTGCTCACCGACGATGAGCCGATGCTTTATCACTCGGGTCTTCGGGGCATGTTTGAAGAGATTCGCGAGGGGGTGGCCTCGGTGATCGACCCCTCCAAGCTGCGCTGGGTCGGCTTTAGCCATTTCGAGTCCGACGAGTGCGGCTCCCTCAACCGCTGGCTGGAGATCGCCCCCCAGGCCCGACCCGTTTGCAGCCAGGTAGGCGCTCTGGTCAGCGTCAACGACTATGCCATACGTGAGCCTCGGGGAATGGCGGACGGCGAGGTGCTGGAAACGGGAG
It encodes:
- a CDS encoding MBL fold metallo-hydrolase produces the protein MIKVDEIGAGIYRISAYVAEFDLQFNHFLLTDDEPMLYHSGLRGMFEEIREGVASVIDPSKLRWVGFSHFESDECGSLNRWLEIAPQARPVCSQVGALVSVNDYAIREPRGMADGEVLETGERRYRLCRTPHLPHGWDAAVMYEESSKTLLCSDLFHQSGQVEPITESDIVGRSGRAMREYQAGVLADYSPYTHYTEASFKKLADISPETLAVMHGSSFRGNARQALFDLAAEYKTVFGTPR